A portion of the Oscillospiraceae bacterium genome contains these proteins:
- a CDS encoding PRD domain-containing protein has translation MTKKEEVVSCVQRLAATAPEKREVGVTTQELAEQLQMQRSNLSTLLNELVADGKMEKLPGRPVHYRPLMAGDTPRGETSCFKILDSCEGSLRPMIQMAKAAILYPDHSLNTLIEGPSGSGKTTFGYLMYQFACENKVLPMGAPFERFSCHYYDDQEEKAYSRLFGAGEALEKAKGGMLFLDNVEYLPVGCREHLLDLIENDDAVLRDIILVCSLQDKARASVKDAYTARFSARIELQPLQNWQLGERFALVQQFLINEAVRMKRTVRVNAELLHCLCLYRCENNVKQFKNDIRLGCANAYLRAFHADEKEELPLYLNDFPSGVQRGLLYYKTYRKQLEELIPQGYAYTFSADSMHKENCDAGQQMPEFGHPPLSDSVYDIIDRKGDELRQRGIGEEDISRIINAELEYDMKQFTSRMPQSKVNRESLYKVMDRRIVDGVDALLKQTSRQFNRVYPESTFYGLCLHLSSTLERRKAAKQRLSNERILDVVQNHREEYAICMQFASAMEKELGVPMSIDEAVLLTLFLCEGNETHKAEDGPVVLIAMHGDSTASSVADVVNSLAGCGNTYAYDMPLDKDMQQACDELKAMIQELDRGQGILLLYDMGSLRTMAEVISKETGVQIRTVAVPGTLIAVDCSRKAASASSLEELHEDAMGSCRDFYTNIAEPEGRSHHKNTPVIITLCMTGEGGAVQMKNYLEKNAGLNGIQVIPLSISNRKALLNEVNRLREEHEIRCIIGTYDPGMHGIPFISVVKLFETPADKLDMLLTIPESDHTPVNYEMIFSYLSSQMPALDIKKLRKSLPRALAKIKRISAEGLDQNQELGLFLHIACAIDRLQNGEAMPEKGNRQGIISRNKRLYNDLREILSGLEETFDIRFSDDELAYMIAMVKKL, from the coding sequence ATGACCAAGAAAGAGGAAGTAGTTTCCTGTGTGCAGCGGCTGGCGGCCACTGCTCCGGAAAAACGGGAAGTTGGCGTGACCACACAGGAACTGGCAGAACAGCTGCAAATGCAGCGCTCTAACCTGAGCACTCTGCTCAACGAGCTGGTGGCAGATGGGAAGATGGAAAAGCTGCCGGGTCGTCCGGTGCACTACCGGCCGCTGATGGCGGGGGATACACCGAGGGGCGAGACTTCCTGCTTCAAGATACTGGACAGTTGTGAGGGCAGTTTGAGGCCCATGATTCAGATGGCAAAGGCAGCGATTCTTTACCCGGATCACAGCCTGAATACCCTGATCGAAGGCCCTTCCGGTTCAGGTAAGACTACATTTGGCTACCTGATGTACCAGTTCGCTTGCGAGAACAAGGTGCTCCCGATGGGTGCGCCCTTTGAACGATTCAGCTGCCACTATTATGACGATCAGGAGGAAAAAGCATACAGCCGCCTGTTTGGTGCAGGCGAAGCACTGGAAAAGGCCAAGGGAGGTATGCTGTTTCTGGATAACGTCGAATATCTGCCGGTGGGCTGCCGGGAACATTTGCTCGATCTGATCGAGAATGACGATGCTGTGCTGCGAGATATCATTCTGGTGTGTTCCCTGCAGGATAAAGCCCGTGCTTCGGTCAAGGATGCCTACACGGCTCGCTTTTCCGCCCGGATCGAATTGCAGCCGCTGCAAAACTGGCAGCTGGGGGAGCGTTTTGCGCTGGTGCAGCAGTTCCTGATCAATGAGGCTGTGCGCATGAAGCGCACTGTGCGAGTGAACGCTGAACTGCTGCACTGCCTGTGCCTGTATCGGTGCGAAAATAACGTAAAACAATTCAAAAACGATATCCGTTTGGGCTGCGCCAATGCCTACCTGCGGGCCTTTCATGCAGACGAAAAGGAAGAACTGCCGCTTTACCTCAACGATTTTCCCAGCGGCGTGCAGCGAGGCCTGCTGTACTACAAGACCTACCGCAAGCAGCTGGAAGAACTGATCCCACAGGGCTACGCCTATACCTTCTCGGCGGACAGTATGCACAAGGAAAACTGCGATGCCGGCCAGCAGATGCCGGAGTTCGGGCACCCACCGCTCAGCGATTCGGTCTATGACATCATCGACCGCAAGGGCGACGAGCTGCGGCAGCGCGGCATCGGCGAAGAGGACATCAGCCGCATCATCAACGCCGAACTGGAATACGATATGAAGCAGTTCACCAGCCGGATGCCCCAGAGCAAGGTCAATCGTGAATCGTTGTACAAGGTGATGGATCGGCGCATCGTGGATGGTGTGGATGCACTGCTCAAACAGACCTCTCGCCAGTTCAACCGAGTGTACCCGGAATCCACTTTCTACGGTCTGTGTCTGCACCTTTCCTCCACGCTGGAACGCAGAAAGGCAGCAAAGCAGCGGCTGTCCAATGAGCGTATTCTGGATGTGGTGCAGAACCACCGGGAGGAATATGCCATTTGTATGCAGTTCGCTTCGGCAATGGAAAAAGAACTTGGTGTGCCCATGTCCATTGATGAGGCTGTTCTGCTGACCCTGTTCCTGTGCGAGGGCAACGAGACCCATAAAGCCGAGGACGGCCCGGTGGTACTGATCGCCATGCATGGCGACTCTACGGCTTCCTCCGTGGCGGATGTGGTCAACTCGCTGGCCGGGTGCGGCAATACCTATGCCTATGATATGCCGCTGGACAAGGATATGCAGCAGGCGTGCGATGAGCTTAAGGCCATGATCCAGGAGCTGGACCGTGGGCAGGGCATTCTGCTGCTGTACGATATGGGCTCTCTACGCACCATGGCAGAGGTGATCTCCAAGGAGACCGGTGTGCAGATCCGCACCGTGGCGGTACCGGGCACCCTGATCGCAGTGGACTGCTCCCGCAAGGCGGCCTCGGCCAGTTCGCTGGAAGAACTGCACGAAGATGCCATGGGCAGCTGCCGGGATTTTTACACCAACATTGCAGAGCCGGAAGGACGTTCCCACCACAAAAACACGCCGGTCATCATCACGCTGTGCATGACCGGTGAGGGTGGCGCAGTGCAGATGAAGAACTACCTGGAAAAGAACGCCGGGCTCAACGGCATTCAGGTCATCCCACTTTCTATCAGTAACCGCAAGGCCCTGCTGAACGAGGTGAACCGCCTGCGTGAAGAACACGAGATCCGCTGCATCATCGGCACTTACGACCCCGGCATGCACGGTATTCCGTTCATTTCGGTGGTCAAGCTGTTCGAGACGCCGGCAGATAAATTGGATATGCTGCTCACCATTCCGGAGTCCGACCACACGCCGGTGAACTACGAGATGATTTTCTCCTACCTGTCCAGCCAGATGCCTGCGCTGGACATCAAAAAGCTGCGGAAGAGTCTGCCTCGGGCGCTGGCGAAGATTAAGCGCATCTCCGCCGAAGGGCTGGATCAGAATCAGGAACTGGGGCTTTTCCTACACATTGCCTGCGCCATCGATCGGCTGCAAAACGGTGAAGCCATGCCGGAAAAGGGCAATCGGCAGGGCATCATCAGCCGCAACAAGCGCCTGTACAACGATCTGCGAGAAATCTTGTCCGGGCTTGAAGAAACATTTGACATTCGTTTCTCGGACGATGAGCTCGCATATATGATCGCAATGGTCAAAAAACTATAA
- a CDS encoding CPBP family intramembrane metalloprotease produces the protein MILLNQITSAVLQLLIFSGVPLVWYILTQKRVKGFFKWLGISTAAAPPLNAMFCILAGFLAALFLPYMWLYRSGNLNYQGFTVDAFRQTGWSIETSAVILIWAIVQTSLSEEILFRGFLCKRLCHKFGEKTGNAVQALIFGMVHITALPDKNIPALCVIVLLTGGIGYALGWLSLQKAQGSILYGWAIHAAVNILSPIMVFTFLLPKGTA, from the coding sequence ATGATCCTACTCAACCAGATAACAAGTGCGGTATTGCAACTTTTGATTTTTTCAGGTGTTCCACTTGTGTGGTATATCCTTACACAGAAAAGGGTCAAGGGCTTTTTTAAGTGGTTGGGAATTAGTACAGCAGCTGCCCCGCCTTTGAATGCTATGTTTTGTATTCTTGCGGGATTTTTAGCGGCATTATTTTTACCGTATATGTGGCTCTATCGATCTGGAAATCTGAATTATCAGGGTTTTACAGTGGATGCGTTTCGGCAGACCGGTTGGAGTATAGAAACATCTGCAGTTATACTGATATGGGCGATCGTGCAGACTTCGTTGTCGGAGGAAATCCTGTTCCGGGGATTTCTTTGTAAACGCCTGTGCCATAAATTTGGAGAGAAAACAGGGAATGCCGTTCAGGCACTCATTTTTGGTATGGTACACATTACTGCGCTGCCAGACAAGAATATCCCTGCGCTGTGTGTCATAGTGCTGCTAACGGGTGGAATAGGCTATGCCTTGGGATGGCTTTCATTGCAAAAGGCACAGGGAAGTATTTTGTATGGCTGGGCAATCCATGCGGCCGTGAATATTCTTTCCCCCATTATGGTTTTTACATTCTTGTTGCCCAAGGGTACGGCGTAA
- a CDS encoding MarR family transcriptional regulator translates to MTIELIKQLLDACYLAKRAREMLPALPEGVTSSYIQCLDVIQKLQTRGIQPKISDLSDTLNLPRPGVTRTVKEMEHKGYLRKQVSAEDGRVTYLFLTESGQALSQKYNTDYFSQLLPYLDSISEEDAACTIQTLEKFYAIMRERKDSLEKR, encoded by the coding sequence ATGACCATCGAACTGATCAAGCAGCTGCTGGATGCCTGCTATCTGGCAAAGCGGGCACGGGAGATGCTGCCTGCCCTGCCGGAGGGTGTGACATCCTCTTATATCCAGTGTCTGGATGTTATTCAGAAATTGCAGACCCGTGGCATCCAGCCGAAGATCTCTGATCTCAGCGATACACTGAACCTGCCCCGCCCCGGTGTGACCCGTACCGTAAAAGAGATGGAGCACAAAGGGTATCTGAGAAAACAGGTATCCGCTGAAGATGGCCGCGTGACCTATCTGTTTCTCACCGAGAGCGGGCAAGCGCTTTCCCAGAAGTACAATACGGACTACTTCTCGCAACTGCTCCCGTATCTGGACAGCATTTCCGAGGAGGATGCAGCGTGCACCATCCAAACGCTGGAAAAATTCTATGCTATTATGCGCGAAAGGAAAGATTCTCTTGAAAAACGATAA
- a CDS encoding MATE family efflux transporter — translation MKNDKTDFTQGRILPKLAFFMLPILGALVLQAAYGAVDLLVVGRFGSTSGLSAVSTGSQVLNLVTFVVTQLAMGVTVLIARYLGEKRPQYIGQVIGGAAIVFTLLAAALFVVLVFFARLISSLMQAPAEALDLTASYVRICGSGIFFIVAYNMLSALFRGLGDSRSPLIFVLVACIVNVIGDLVLVAGFHLDAAGAAIATVAAQAVSVICAIAMLLKKELPFKIHRSDFKLNPQCKKFLGIGLPLALQEFLTQLSFLALCAFVNRLGLEASSGYGVACKIVNFAMLIPSSLMQSMASFVSQNVGAGNKKRAEQSMFTGIGIGLVFGCAVFALVWCKGDVLSGLFTADAAVIANSYAYLMGFAPETIATAILFSMVGYFNGNDKTLWVMVQGLVQTLLVRLPMAYIMSIQPNASLTMIGLSAPTSTAVGILLNISFFLWLKRYENQTCA, via the coding sequence TTGAAAAACGATAAGACCGATTTTACCCAAGGCCGCATTTTGCCAAAGCTCGCTTTTTTCATGCTGCCCATTCTGGGTGCGCTGGTGCTGCAGGCCGCTTACGGCGCAGTAGACCTTCTGGTAGTGGGGCGCTTTGGCTCCACTTCAGGCTTGTCTGCGGTTTCTACTGGTAGCCAGGTACTCAATCTCGTCACCTTTGTTGTCACCCAGCTTGCCATGGGCGTCACAGTGCTCATTGCCCGCTATCTGGGCGAAAAACGACCGCAGTACATCGGGCAAGTCATTGGCGGGGCAGCTATTGTGTTCACCCTTCTGGCAGCTGCACTGTTCGTGGTGCTGGTGTTTTTTGCACGGCTTATTTCCAGTCTGATGCAGGCTCCTGCCGAAGCCCTAGACCTGACCGCCAGCTATGTGCGCATTTGCGGCAGCGGCATCTTCTTTATTGTAGCCTATAATATGCTCTCGGCTCTTTTCCGCGGTCTGGGCGACAGCCGCTCTCCGCTGATCTTTGTACTGGTGGCGTGCATTGTGAATGTTATTGGCGATCTGGTGCTGGTGGCTGGTTTTCATCTGGATGCTGCCGGTGCCGCCATTGCTACGGTAGCAGCACAAGCCGTCAGCGTAATCTGTGCAATCGCAATGCTGCTGAAGAAGGAGCTGCCCTTCAAAATCCATCGCTCTGATTTCAAGCTGAACCCCCAGTGCAAAAAATTTCTGGGCATCGGTCTGCCGCTGGCTTTGCAGGAGTTTTTGACCCAGCTTTCCTTTCTGGCGCTCTGCGCTTTCGTCAACCGGTTGGGGCTGGAGGCATCTTCCGGCTACGGTGTGGCGTGCAAGATCGTTAATTTTGCCATGCTGATCCCCAGTTCTCTGATGCAGTCCATGGCATCCTTTGTGTCCCAGAACGTGGGTGCTGGCAATAAAAAACGCGCCGAGCAGTCCATGTTCACCGGCATTGGCATCGGTCTAGTGTTCGGTTGCGCCGTATTTGCACTGGTGTGGTGCAAGGGTGACGTTCTCTCCGGTCTGTTTACGGCAGATGCCGCTGTTATTGCCAACAGCTACGCCTACCTCATGGGCTTTGCGCCCGAGACCATCGCCACTGCCATCCTGTTCAGCATGGTGGGTTACTTCAATGGCAACGACAAAACGCTCTGGGTCATGGTACAGGGGCTGGTGCAGACTCTGCTGGTGCGTCTCCCCATGGCGTATATTATGAGTATCCAGCCCAACGCCAGTCTGACGATGATTGGTCTGTCCGCACCCACCTCCACTGCAGTGGGCATCTTATTAAACATCAGCTTTTTTCTCTGGCTCAAACGGTACGAAAATCAGACGTGTGCATAG
- a CDS encoding DUF6061 family protein, whose translation MKYDARVCKFNMDTGCLELLLRDGRMISIDCTGVEDALDVTMAQRSELDYLIYNDPLGYADLILNGDPEKYLRNVAESHGLED comes from the coding sequence ATGAAGTACGATGCAAGAGTTTGCAAATTCAACATGGACACCGGCTGCTTGGAGCTGCTGCTCCGGGATGGGAGAATGATCTCCATTGACTGCACCGGGGTCGAGGATGCACTGGATGTGACCATGGCGCAGAGGTCAGAACTGGATTATCTTATCTACAATGACCCGCTTGGCTATGCCGATTTGATTCTGAACGGAGACCCGGAGAAATATTTGAGGAATGTAGCTGAAAGCCATGGATTAGAGGATTGA
- a CDS encoding sigma-70 family RNA polymerase sigma factor — protein MVSDKTRREAFITQNLGLVHACAGRFRGRGIEYDDLYGAGCMGLVKACDNFDPERGVCFSTYAVPVILGEIKKLFREGGTVKVSRSLKELGMRVQAAREHTMKLCGTEPTLSQLAEQLGESVENVAMAIQAAQPAMSLTPEGREDAEHQLDIPVESPEEALADRISLEEVLRALPEQDRQLIQLRFYGNRTQSETAKVLHTTQVQISRRERKILVLLRRRLLEE, from the coding sequence ATGGTATCGGACAAGACCCGGCGGGAAGCATTCATCACACAGAATCTGGGGCTGGTGCATGCCTGCGCCGGGCGGTTCCGCGGACGGGGCATCGAGTACGATGACCTTTACGGTGCGGGCTGTATGGGGTTGGTCAAAGCCTGCGACAACTTCGACCCGGAGCGCGGCGTGTGCTTTTCCACTTATGCCGTGCCGGTCATCCTGGGCGAGATCAAAAAGCTGTTCCGGGAAGGCGGCACCGTCAAGGTAAGCCGCTCTCTGAAAGAGCTGGGCATGCGGGTGCAGGCAGCGCGGGAACACACCATGAAGCTGTGCGGCACCGAGCCCACCCTCTCCCAGCTGGCAGAGCAGCTGGGGGAGAGCGTGGAGAATGTGGCCATGGCCATCCAGGCGGCACAGCCCGCCATGAGCCTGACCCCGGAGGGCCGAGAGGATGCGGAACATCAGCTGGATATCCCGGTGGAATCCCCGGAGGAAGCACTGGCGGATCGCATCAGTCTGGAAGAGGTGCTCCGCGCGCTCCCAGAGCAGGACCGTCAGCTGATCCAGCTGCGGTTCTACGGCAACCGTACCCAGAGCGAGACCGCAAAGGTGCTGCATACCACCCAGGTACAGATCTCCCGGCGGGAGCGTAAGATTTTAGTTTTGTTGCGCAGACGTCTTTTGGAAGAATGA
- the spoIIAB gene encoding anti-sigma F factor, giving the protein MKAENTTKIQFDSLSINEAYARSVVAAFLARYDPTVPQLADLKTAVSEAVTNCIVHAYPDRIGPVTLCVAVYPEREVHITVTDKGVGIPDVPQAMEPLFTTGNPEERSGLGFAVMQSFMDRVKVISRPGKGTKVVLIKRLSARAST; this is encoded by the coding sequence ATGAAAGCGGAAAACACCACAAAGATCCAGTTTGATTCCCTCAGCATCAACGAAGCCTACGCCCGCAGCGTCGTGGCGGCCTTTCTGGCCCGGTACGACCCCACGGTGCCCCAGCTGGCAGACCTCAAGACCGCCGTATCCGAGGCGGTGACCAACTGCATCGTGCACGCCTACCCGGACCGCATCGGCCCGGTGACCCTCTGCGTGGCAGTCTATCCGGAGCGGGAGGTGCACATCACGGTTACGGACAAGGGGGTAGGCATCCCGGATGTCCCACAGGCCATGGAACCGCTGTTCACCACCGGCAACCCGGAGGAGCGCTCCGGGCTGGGCTTTGCCGTGATGCAAAGCTTCATGGACCGGGTCAAAGTCATCTCACGGCCGGGTAAGGGTACCAAGGTGGTGCTGATCAAGCGGCTGTCTGCCCGCGCGTCTACATAA
- a CDS encoding STAS domain-containing protein, whose protein sequence is MAAVRFSAAGEVLYAYLSGEVDHDAAQSLRIQLDDALVSRTPQTLVLDFSGVGFMDSSGIGLILGRQRSARTLGTTLQIQHAPAQLRRVLQLAGIRCTDASKTEE, encoded by the coding sequence ATGGCAGCGGTACGTTTCAGCGCAGCAGGCGAGGTCCTGTATGCGTATCTTTCCGGCGAGGTGGACCACGATGCGGCCCAGAGTCTGCGCATCCAGCTGGACGATGCGCTGGTCAGCCGCACTCCGCAGACTCTTGTGTTGGATTTCAGCGGGGTAGGCTTTATGGATTCGTCCGGCATCGGACTGATCCTGGGGCGGCAGCGCAGCGCCCGCACCCTCGGCACCACCCTGCAGATCCAGCATGCGCCCGCACAACTGCGCCGGGTGCTGCAGCTGGCCGGCATCCGGTGCACAGATGCATCCAAAACGGAGGAATGA
- a CDS encoding folylpolyglutamate synthase, giving the protein MTIEQANSYFEALPDGFASTDQLRAALPASAQKVQFVGVAGTAGKTTVAALLAATLRAAGIHAGLYHAGCEPLSVRVRVDGAPVDEGLLCLAAEAQAAAEPLPQDAAELAAAAYAFGEAGCALAVVELPDAGLAEALPQMPVCAVTAVGPDGVSRSVERLAALAAGVMRKGSICVTAPEQPKAVLSELIVAAGKCDCELVVPDPEDITFLEAEKFASKVDYGGYTVPLAFLGRHAAGNAAMAVELALALCRKGFDIPDEAILDGLAAVENRSSIRVISQRPLVILDACRTPQQASALLRVLNMAKVRHMSAIIGLAEEEGAEAFFSALETGLTPEEQKKDKSTMPGMSDNPFDKVYLVTPTGGDDAMTERLTEKAKFHFDAELCATLAEAVELAHANTRRGLLVCGSEAAALEAAALLENS; this is encoded by the coding sequence ATGACCATCGAACAGGCAAATTCTTACTTCGAGGCCCTGCCGGACGGCTTTGCCTCCACCGACCAGCTGCGCGCGGCCCTGCCGGCTTCTGCGCAGAAGGTGCAGTTCGTGGGCGTGGCCGGTACGGCGGGCAAGACCACCGTGGCGGCCCTGCTGGCAGCCACCCTGCGTGCGGCCGGCATCCATGCCGGTCTGTACCATGCCGGTTGTGAGCCGCTGTCGGTCCGCGTCCGTGTGGACGGTGCCCCGGTGGACGAGGGTCTGCTCTGCCTGGCCGCAGAGGCACAGGCAGCGGCGGAGCCCCTGCCGCAGGACGCCGCAGAGCTGGCAGCGGCCGCCTATGCCTTTGGCGAGGCCGGCTGTGCATTGGCTGTGGTGGAGCTGCCGGACGCCGGTCTGGCAGAGGCTCTGCCCCAGATGCCGGTGTGCGCCGTTACCGCCGTGGGCCCGGACGGCGTCAGCCGCTCGGTGGAGCGTCTGGCCGCACTGGCGGCCGGGGTCATGCGGAAGGGCTCCATCTGCGTCACCGCACCGGAGCAGCCCAAAGCGGTGCTCAGCGAGCTCATCGTGGCCGCAGGCAAGTGCGACTGTGAGCTTGTGGTGCCGGACCCGGAGGACATCACCTTCCTGGAAGCAGAAAAGTTTGCCAGCAAGGTGGACTACGGCGGCTACACCGTGCCGCTGGCCTTCCTGGGCCGTCATGCGGCCGGGAACGCCGCCATGGCGGTGGAGCTGGCGCTGGCACTCTGCCGCAAGGGCTTCGACATCCCGGACGAGGCCATTCTGGACGGTCTGGCAGCGGTGGAAAACCGCAGCAGCATCCGGGTCATCTCCCAGCGCCCGCTGGTCATTCTGGACGCCTGCCGCACCCCGCAGCAGGCCTCTGCGCTGCTGCGCGTGCTCAACATGGCCAAGGTGCGCCATATGAGCGCTATCATCGGCCTGGCCGAGGAAGAGGGCGCCGAAGCCTTCTTCTCCGCACTGGAGACCGGCCTGACCCCGGAGGAGCAGAAAAAGGACAAGTCCACCATGCCCGGCATGAGTGACAACCCCTTTGATAAGGTCTACCTCGTCACCCCCACCGGCGGCGACGATGCCATGACCGAGCGCCTGACCGAGAAGGCAAAGTTCCACTTTGACGCCGAGCTCTGCGCGACCCTGGCCGAAGCGGTGGAGCTGGCCCACGCCAACACCCGCCGCGGTCTGCTGGTCTGCGGCAGCGAAGCCGCCGCGCTGGAAGCCGCCGCCCTGCTGGAAAACAGCTGA
- a CDS encoding VanZ family protein encodes MSNSIKKEQHPSPWLIAGRVVFTLALIGCIAFIFSNSMKIASVSTVSSGRVLTLLQAVLRRLGHPALAQRLTMHIVRKMAHFCEYMLEGFLLMLCMRVYTRRYVRHISVPMLGGVLTAMADETIQIYSPGRSSQVTDVWLDSAGVLAGILIALVFMALCRMLFHRCNKE; translated from the coding sequence GTGAGCAATTCGATCAAAAAGGAACAGCACCCGTCTCCGTGGCTGATCGCCGGGCGGGTGGTGTTTACGCTGGCCCTCATCGGCTGCATTGCGTTCATCTTTTCCAATTCCATGAAGATCGCCTCGGTGTCTACTGTGTCCAGCGGTCGGGTGCTCACTCTGCTGCAGGCGGTTCTGCGCCGTCTGGGCCACCCGGCCCTTGCCCAGCGCCTTACCATGCACATCGTGCGCAAGATGGCCCACTTCTGCGAGTATATGCTGGAGGGCTTTCTGCTCATGCTCTGCATGCGGGTGTACACCCGGCGGTATGTCCGGCACATCAGCGTGCCCATGCTGGGCGGCGTGCTCACGGCCATGGCCGACGAGACGATCCAGATCTATTCCCCGGGCCGCAGCAGTCAGGTCACCGACGTCTGGCTGGACTCGGCCGGTGTGCTGGCCGGCATCCTGATCGCACTGGTCTTTATGGCCCTGTGCCGGATGCTGTTCCATCGTTGTAACAAGGAGTAA